A genome region from Dickeya dadantii NCPPB 898 includes the following:
- the ettA gene encoding energy-dependent translational throttle protein EttA: MAQYVYTMHRVGKVVPPKRHILKNISLSFFPGAKIGVLGLNGAGKSTLLRIMAGIDKDIEGEARPQPGIKIGYLPQEPQLNLEHTVREAVEEAVSDVKRALTRLDEVYAAYADPNADFDKLAKEQGELESIIQAQDGHNLDNQLERAADALRLPPWEAKIANLSGGERRRVAICRLLLEKPDMLLLDEPTNHLDAESVAWLERFLHDYEGTVVAITHDRYFLDNVAGWILELDRGEGIPWEGNYSSWLEQKDQRLAQEASTEAARRKSIEKELEWVRQNPKGRQAKGKARLARFDELNSVEYQKRNETSELFIPPGPRLGDKVLEVQNLTKSYGDRVLIDNLSFAIPKGSIVGIIGPNGAGKSTLFRMLSAQEQPDSGTISLGETVQLASVDQFRDKMDGSKTVWEEVSGGQDIMRIGNFEIPSRAYVGRFNFKGVDQGKRIGELSGGERGRVHLAKLLQVGGNMLLLDEPTNDLDIETLRALENALLEFPGCAMVISHDRWFLDRIATHIIDYQDEGKVEFFEGNFTEYEEYKKRTLGAEALEPHRIKYKKMA; encoded by the coding sequence GTGGCTCAATACGTTTACACCATGCACCGCGTCGGCAAGGTTGTTCCGCCGAAGCGTCATATCCTGAAAAATATTTCCCTCAGCTTTTTCCCGGGCGCCAAAATCGGCGTGCTGGGTCTGAACGGGGCGGGTAAATCCACCCTGCTGCGCATCATGGCGGGGATCGATAAAGACATCGAAGGTGAAGCCCGCCCGCAGCCGGGGATAAAAATCGGCTACCTGCCTCAGGAACCCCAGTTAAATCTGGAACATACCGTCCGCGAAGCGGTTGAAGAGGCGGTCAGCGACGTGAAACGCGCGCTGACTCGTCTGGACGAAGTTTATGCCGCCTACGCTGACCCGAACGCCGACTTCGACAAGCTGGCGAAAGAACAGGGAGAACTGGAATCAATTATCCAGGCCCAGGACGGTCACAATCTCGATAACCAGCTGGAGCGGGCCGCCGATGCGCTGCGTCTGCCACCGTGGGAAGCGAAAATCGCCAACCTCTCCGGGGGCGAACGCCGCCGTGTCGCCATCTGCCGCCTGTTGCTGGAAAAACCGGACATGCTGCTGCTCGACGAACCCACTAACCACCTGGATGCGGAATCGGTCGCCTGGCTGGAGCGTTTCCTGCACGACTACGAAGGCACCGTGGTCGCCATCACCCATGACCGTTACTTCCTCGACAACGTTGCCGGCTGGATTCTGGAACTGGACCGCGGCGAAGGGATTCCGTGGGAAGGCAACTACTCGTCCTGGCTGGAACAGAAAGACCAGCGTCTTGCACAGGAAGCCTCCACCGAAGCCGCTCGTCGCAAATCCATCGAGAAAGAGCTGGAGTGGGTGCGTCAGAATCCCAAAGGCCGTCAGGCCAAAGGCAAAGCGCGTCTGGCTCGCTTCGACGAACTCAACAGCGTCGAGTACCAGAAACGCAACGAAACCAGCGAACTGTTCATTCCACCTGGCCCTCGCCTTGGCGACAAAGTGCTGGAAGTGCAGAACCTCACCAAATCCTACGGTGACCGGGTGCTGATTGATAACCTGTCGTTCGCCATTCCGAAAGGCTCCATCGTCGGTATTATCGGCCCCAACGGCGCCGGTAAATCGACCCTGTTCCGTATGTTGTCCGCTCAGGAACAACCGGATTCCGGCACCATCTCGCTGGGCGAAACGGTGCAACTGGCGTCGGTAGATCAGTTCCGTGACAAGATGGACGGCAGCAAGACCGTATGGGAAGAAGTTTCAGGCGGTCAGGACATCATGCGTATCGGCAATTTCGAGATCCCGAGCCGCGCCTATGTCGGCCGTTTCAACTTCAAAGGCGTCGATCAGGGCAAACGTATCGGGGAGCTCTCCGGCGGCGAACGTGGCCGCGTGCACCTGGCAAAACTGCTGCAGGTTGGCGGCAACATGCTGCTGCTTGACGAACCGACCAACGACCTGGATATCGAAACCCTGCGCGCGCTGGAAAACGCCCTGCTGGAATTCCCTGGCTGCGCCATGGTGATTTCCCATGACCGTTGGTTCCTGGACCGTATCGCCACCCACATCATCGACTATCAGGATGAAGGCAAGGTGGAATTCTTTGAAGGCAACTTCACAGAATACGAAGAGTACAAAAAACGTACGCTGGGTGCGGAAGCGCTGGAACCACACCGTATCAAGTACAAGAAAATGGCGTGA
- a CDS encoding methyl-accepting chemotaxis protein has translation MAEQKGNISSINNIRLVTLFITLLTIILILFALSIGTASYFLKQSNASLGRANLVSEIRAGVSSSMDNFRVSRQLLVQAVASSRIGDKDSYSQAFNEGMERIKSSQKRFDDYMARTDKSDEEKALDAELTANYTAYRDKVMVPMVEFVRNGEFESTIELETTLARQLDTNYAMQVRKEVKYLTEHANSINALASDNARLGNILMGASFILSILLAALTYLVIRRAILVPVNVLITRIQKIAQGDLTQPAENMGRNEIGILGQNLQHMQESLTNTVTVVREGADSIYQGASEISAGNVDLSSRTEQQAAALEQTAASMEELTSTVKQNSDNANHASQLARNASGKAEQGGNIVQDVVKTMGDISSSSRKISEITSVINSIAFQTNILALNAAVEAARAGEQGRGFAVVAGEVRSLAQRSAQAAKEIESLIGESGRLVDTGSELVAKAGNTMEEIVKAVVSVTDIMGEIASASDEQSRGIGQVNQAVLEMEGTTQQNAALVQEASAAAVSLESQAERLTQAVAVFKLSHRRDSEPVRVSLPSRPTAQPVPAVAAIGAGRVSRNDQNWETF, from the coding sequence ATGGCAGAACAAAAAGGGAATATCTCTTCTATAAACAACATTCGTCTTGTGACACTCTTTATCACGCTGTTAACCATTATTCTGATTCTATTTGCTCTCTCAATTGGTACTGCCAGTTATTTTCTCAAACAGAGTAATGCCTCTCTGGGCCGGGCTAATCTGGTGTCTGAGATCCGTGCCGGGGTCAGCAGCAGCATGGACAATTTCCGCGTTTCCCGCCAACTGCTGGTGCAGGCGGTGGCGTCATCACGTATTGGTGATAAGGATTCCTACAGTCAGGCTTTCAATGAAGGCATGGAACGCATCAAAAGCTCCCAGAAGCGCTTTGATGATTATATGGCCCGTACTGATAAGTCGGATGAAGAGAAGGCGCTGGATGCCGAGCTGACCGCCAACTACACCGCCTATCGGGATAAAGTGATGGTGCCGATGGTGGAGTTTGTGCGTAACGGCGAATTCGAAAGCACTATTGAACTGGAAACCACGCTGGCGCGCCAGCTGGATACCAATTACGCCATGCAGGTACGAAAGGAAGTGAAATACCTGACGGAACATGCGAACAGTATTAATGCGCTGGCCTCTGATAATGCTCGTCTGGGAAATATCCTGATGGGCGCGTCGTTTATTCTGTCGATTCTGCTGGCGGCGTTGACTTATCTGGTAATCCGCCGGGCGATTCTGGTGCCGGTCAATGTACTGATTACCCGCATCCAGAAAATTGCGCAGGGCGACCTGACGCAGCCCGCTGAAAATATGGGGCGTAACGAAATCGGTATTCTGGGCCAAAACCTGCAGCACATGCAGGAGTCGTTGACCAACACCGTGACCGTGGTTCGTGAAGGCGCGGACTCTATTTATCAGGGCGCTTCCGAAATCAGCGCCGGCAACGTCGATCTTTCTTCCCGCACTGAACAACAAGCGGCAGCGCTGGAGCAGACGGCGGCCAGCATGGAGGAACTGACCTCCACGGTGAAACAGAACTCGGATAACGCCAATCATGCCAGCCAGCTGGCGCGCAATGCCTCCGGCAAGGCGGAGCAGGGCGGTAATATCGTTCAGGATGTGGTGAAAACCATGGGAGATATTTCGTCCAGCTCGAGGAAAATCTCTGAAATCACCAGTGTTATCAATAGTATCGCTTTCCAGACTAATATTCTGGCACTGAACGCCGCCGTAGAGGCTGCCCGTGCTGGCGAGCAGGGCCGGGGTTTCGCGGTGGTTGCCGGAGAAGTACGCAGTCTGGCGCAACGTAGCGCGCAGGCGGCGAAAGAAATCGAATCGCTGATTGGCGAATCCGGCAGGCTGGTGGATACCGGTTCGGAACTGGTAGCCAAAGCCGGGAATACGATGGAAGAGATTGTGAAAGCGGTGGTCAGCGTGACGGATATCATGGGGGAAATCGCTTCCGCCTCTGATGAGCAAAGCCGGGGCATCGGTCAGGTGAATCAGGCCGTGCTGGAGATGGAAGGGACAACCCAGCAGAACGCCGCGCTGGTGCAGGAGGCTTCGGCCGCCGCCGTCTCGCTGGAATCACAGGCTGAACGTTTGACCCAGGCGGTGGCGGTCTTCAAGCTGAGCCACCGCAGGGACAGTGAGCCGGTTCGCGTCTCGCTGCCATCCCGGCCGACCGCACAGCCGGTCCCGGCGGTAGCCGCTATTGGCGCAGGCAGAGTAAGCCGTAACGACCAGAACTGGGAAACGTTCTGA
- a CDS encoding LysR family transcriptional regulator produces MFKQLQDMALFALVAECGSFTEAARQAGIAKSSLSLRISQLEQSLGLRLFNRTTRKLNLTFAGERYLVHCREMRQASERAEMAMQHLRDNPSGRLRITSPAGLGATLLARLTAEFQLRFPAVSLDVVVADRVIDLVDEGFDAALRTGKPQDSSLIGRSLGQVPHYLVASAGYLAGSEPIAHPRELQSHRCIAHRAWPEWGFHHEAEYFLWRLPQSHITDNLLYARACALAGGGITLLPAFLCREQLDSGELVCLLPGWRADSNDLYLIYPGRKLNSPALNCFIDFALSFEALRDYSFR; encoded by the coding sequence AGTTTTACCGAAGCCGCCAGACAGGCGGGCATAGCCAAGTCGAGCCTCAGCCTGCGCATCAGTCAACTGGAGCAGTCGTTGGGGCTACGGCTGTTTAACCGCACCACTCGCAAGCTCAATCTGACCTTTGCCGGCGAACGTTATCTGGTGCATTGCCGGGAGATGCGGCAAGCCAGTGAACGCGCCGAGATGGCGATGCAGCACTTGCGCGATAATCCCAGTGGGCGTTTGCGGATCACCAGTCCGGCCGGGTTGGGGGCCACCCTGCTGGCGCGCCTGACCGCGGAGTTTCAGTTGCGCTTTCCGGCGGTTTCGCTGGATGTCGTTGTTGCCGATCGGGTCATCGATTTGGTGGACGAAGGGTTTGACGCCGCGCTGCGCACCGGCAAGCCGCAGGATTCTTCCCTGATTGGCCGTTCGCTGGGGCAGGTGCCGCATTATCTGGTCGCTTCGGCTGGGTATCTGGCGGGTTCCGAGCCGATCGCACACCCGCGTGAATTGCAGTCGCACCGCTGTATTGCGCATCGAGCCTGGCCGGAGTGGGGGTTTCATCATGAAGCGGAATATTTCCTCTGGCGGCTACCGCAATCGCATATTACCGATAATTTGCTGTATGCCCGAGCCTGCGCGCTGGCCGGCGGCGGCATTACGCTGTTGCCGGCGTTCCTGTGCCGCGAACAACTGGACAGCGGCGAGCTGGTCTGCTTGCTGCCCGGATGGCGGGCGGATAGCAACGATCTCTATCTGATTTATCCCGGACGCAAACTGAATTCACCCGCCCTTAACTGCTTTATTGATTTTGCTCTGAGTTTTGAGGCATTGCGTGATTATTCTTTTCGTTAA